A stretch of bacterium DNA encodes these proteins:
- a CDS encoding tetratricopeptide repeat protein: MNPILIAGLLAAWLATACRSADEEGPVVSPVKPKPDQKKSTKADWLPISPEPLPPAEPPLRINFGDDLQAASLFHRLLEGKPSAEVLSLVMDQGCAVGSADRRGQRDRWIEPCEVRRFLLESHHKYPDLAREAIGAPVPWSLDDGDPATAFDETIRQSLAAAVAKIRNSPTLQGKDPFDLKYQEILAIGLFHFVQFPTEEALVGEATDTLQASLQDLSDIGLPEFRDYLLEHGGLGLAEFPEVSTERLNALEALRLKEGDTYTMINVVYGALEAAGLPVDFFRLRHGKEEEPPNARSDRSGVLERPHPGMGVSLPLLGCSLVFSPQSGTHHLFPSQSLAISSDRYLAFLIRDVADQLNWAGKGQAAAELYARSLAWAGGQADVYNNWGVAQHQAGKLKEAEVAFRESLRLESGSNLAYFNLGWLLAKQGRHEESVALADQGMRQIGSKPGFAALGLGVAREAIKKDPNDIKAKRLQAAILGRP; this comes from the coding sequence ATGAATCCGATATTGATTGCCGGGCTCCTGGCGGCTTGGCTGGCGACCGCTTGCCGATCAGCGGACGAAGAAGGGCCCGTCGTGTCGCCGGTGAAGCCGAAACCGGACCAAAAGAAATCCACCAAGGCCGATTGGCTCCCCATCTCGCCGGAGCCGCTGCCGCCGGCCGAGCCCCCGCTTCGCATCAATTTCGGCGACGATTTGCAAGCGGCCTCGCTCTTCCATCGCCTGCTCGAAGGCAAGCCCTCTGCCGAAGTCTTAAGCCTGGTCATGGATCAAGGCTGCGCCGTCGGTTCGGCCGATCGGCGAGGCCAGCGCGACCGCTGGATCGAGCCCTGCGAGGTCCGGCGCTTCCTTCTGGAGTCCCATCATAAATATCCGGATCTGGCGCGGGAGGCGATCGGCGCTCCGGTGCCTTGGAGCCTGGACGACGGCGATCCGGCCACCGCTTTCGACGAGACCATCCGTCAGTCGCTGGCTGCGGCGGTTGCCAAGATTCGGAACAGCCCCACGCTCCAAGGAAAAGATCCCTTCGATCTCAAGTATCAGGAGATTCTGGCCATCGGCTTGTTCCATTTCGTCCAATTCCCGACCGAGGAAGCTCTGGTCGGCGAGGCGACCGACACCTTGCAGGCTTCGCTGCAGGACTTGTCCGATATCGGCTTGCCGGAATTCCGCGACTATCTCTTGGAGCATGGCGGTCTAGGACTGGCCGAGTTTCCCGAGGTTTCGACCGAGCGGCTGAACGCGCTGGAAGCCCTACGGTTAAAGGAGGGTGACACCTATACGATGATCAACGTCGTCTACGGCGCCCTGGAGGCAGCCGGGCTGCCGGTCGATTTCTTCCGTCTGCGCCACGGCAAGGAAGAGGAACCGCCCAATGCCCGCTCCGACCGAAGCGGCGTGCTGGAGCGCCCTCATCCCGGGATGGGGGTTTCGCTGCCCCTGCTCGGCTGTTCCTTGGTTTTCAGTCCGCAGAGCGGGACCCATCATCTCTTTCCGAGTCAGTCGCTGGCGATTTCCTCCGACCGTTATTTAGCCTTCCTCATCCGTGACGTTGCCGACCAGCTCAATTGGGCCGGCAAAGGCCAAGCCGCCGCCGAGCTCTATGCGCGCTCGCTGGCTTGGGCCGGCGGACAAGCCGACGTCTATAACAATTGGGGGGTGGCCCAGCATCAGGCCGGAAAGTTGAAAGAAGCCGAAGTCGCTTTCCGCGAATCGTTGCGTCTCGAATCGGGCTCGAACCTGGCCTATTTCAATCTCGGCTGGCTTTTGGCGAAGCAGGGCCGCCACGAGGAATCAGTGGCCTTGGCCGACCAAGGAATGCGGCAAATCGGCTCCAAGCCAGGATTTGCCGCCTTGGGCCTCGGCGTCGCCCGGGAAGCGATCAAGAAGGATCCGAACGACATCAAGGCCAAGAGGCTTCAGGCCGCCATCCTTGGCCGGCCTTAG
- a CDS encoding lipocalin family protein, translated as MKSIRVKKALSVITVILGVTLGTQAKSSDQVNLCVFPPQESLISIPEDDAPKFLADGWLLNAYSFYADMTDISNGDRYGILAIYLSFFDTTLFAVGSVTDVAAQNYVHQPWLSFGPTFTPTEDGFDLFLPDGPTSANGPVATGENGRVAFDLAVGGYEAKLNYESLKDAAAFFDDGFGAYIDPETGQDVGSNFYYGRYRNLVYGTLKRPGDHWPRPVIGSGGWDHQFGASLQGDVKWTWYYIRLDNGEEVMMFDITMRESGARVIKSATLMGKAPLCKYETFNDEEFVTNASGEYISPHSGNVYPTTLEFAIPSKGLQLTLTPAMQDQELVNMFGLVTPSYHGIATVEGTRNGKRVTGGADIQLVGFGGALE; from the coding sequence ATGAAATCCATCCGGGTAAAGAAAGCACTATCCGTCATCACGGTTATTTTAGGCGTCACCTTGGGCACTCAGGCCAAATCCTCCGATCAGGTCAACCTTTGCGTGTTTCCTCCTCAAGAAAGTCTCATTTCCATCCCTGAAGACGATGCACCGAAATTTCTGGCGGATGGATGGCTGCTCAATGCCTACAGCTTCTACGCCGATATGACCGACATTTCCAACGGGGATCGTTACGGAATACTTGCAATTTATCTGTCGTTTTTTGACACCACGCTCTTCGCGGTCGGCAGCGTGACGGATGTGGCCGCGCAGAACTACGTCCATCAGCCCTGGCTGTCCTTCGGTCCGACTTTCACACCCACGGAAGACGGCTTCGACCTGTTTTTGCCGGATGGACCGACCTCGGCGAACGGCCCGGTCGCAACGGGCGAGAATGGGCGAGTCGCTTTCGACCTTGCGGTGGGCGGCTACGAGGCCAAGCTGAACTACGAGAGCCTCAAGGACGCGGCGGCATTCTTTGACGATGGTTTCGGGGCGTACATCGATCCCGAGACTGGGCAGGACGTGGGCAGCAATTTCTACTACGGGCGTTATCGCAACCTGGTTTACGGAACCCTCAAGCGGCCGGGAGACCATTGGCCCCGCCCGGTGATCGGGTCCGGCGGCTGGGACCATCAGTTTGGCGCATCCTTACAGGGTGATGTGAAATGGACGTGGTATTACATTCGTCTCGACAACGGTGAAGAGGTCATGATGTTTGACATTACCATGCGTGAGTCGGGCGCTCGCGTGATCAAGTCGGCGACGCTGATGGGCAAAGCTCCCCTTTGTAAATACGAAACCTTCAACGATGAGGAGTTCGTCACGAATGCCTCGGGTGAATACATTAGCCCCCACAGCGGGAACGTTTATCCCACCACCCTCGAATTCGCAATTCCCTCGAAGGGCCTTCAACTCACCCTCACGCCGGCGATGCAGGACCAGGAATTGGTGAACATGTTCGGCTTAGTGACTCCCTCCTACCATGGAATCGCGACTGTGGAGGGGACCCGGAACGGAAAGCGGGTCACGGGAGGGGCCGACATTCAACTGGTTGGCTTTGGCGGCGCACTCGAATGA